One Solibacillus sp. R5-41 DNA segment encodes these proteins:
- a CDS encoding aminotransferase class V-fold PLP-dependent enzyme codes for MYWSKIATTEAEFDAIAALNYETFVEEIPQHEPNSARRLIDKFHEENVYLIVYKNTEIVGMVAFRDARPFSLDQKIGDVEKHLDKELCHYLCELRLLAVKKAHRNGRVFTKLATSIYRYSYDKGYSACVISGTVREEKLYTQMGFRQFAPPVGTEEALYLPMVLTREASRGFRERLREQNNIFYPGPVALEKQLEHSTLSHRSEKFQQDLKQMKAQLLNLAQTNVVIPLVGTGTLANDAMLGQLKSEFNEERGLILVNGEFGNRLAKQAKQWGLQIEMMEFGWGQPFELEQIEQKLQLQTYRYMLFVHGETSNSTINPLERLIVLGKRYNIKLCADCISSFGATSFSMANLHYATAVSGKALGTVAGLSFVFCKEAPTNSNAPMYLNLPYYIEKEIPFTLPHNFVMAVNEALNAYPKRFALLQKRIEDVRNSEFASLLVGEAYPMIATIQHLKMAEIIAICGLNGYLLHSASDYLKHRQLAQISTIQPNFEKDFKKISELFHYVKETL; via the coding sequence ATGTATTGGAGTAAAATTGCAACAACTGAAGCAGAATTTGACGCGATTGCTGCCTTAAATTATGAAACGTTTGTAGAGGAAATTCCGCAACACGAACCAAACTCAGCTCGTCGTTTAATAGATAAATTTCACGAAGAAAACGTTTATCTCATTGTATATAAAAATACAGAAATTGTTGGGATGGTGGCGTTTCGAGATGCTCGACCATTTTCACTAGATCAAAAAATAGGAGACGTTGAGAAGCATTTGGATAAAGAGCTTTGTCATTATTTATGTGAACTTCGCTTGCTCGCAGTGAAAAAAGCACATCGTAATGGGCGCGTTTTTACAAAGCTGGCAACCTCGATTTACCGCTATTCCTATGATAAGGGATATAGCGCGTGTGTTATTTCAGGTACTGTGCGTGAGGAAAAGTTGTATACACAAATGGGTTTCCGTCAATTCGCACCTCCTGTTGGTACAGAGGAGGCATTGTATTTGCCAATGGTGTTAACTCGTGAGGCAAGTAGGGGGTTTCGTGAGCGATTACGCGAGCAAAATAACATCTTTTATCCTGGACCAGTGGCACTTGAGAAGCAACTAGAGCATTCCACGTTATCACATCGTTCAGAAAAGTTTCAACAAGATCTCAAACAAATGAAAGCGCAATTGCTAAATCTTGCACAAACAAATGTTGTGATTCCATTAGTAGGTACAGGCACATTGGCAAATGATGCGATGCTCGGTCAGTTGAAAAGTGAATTCAATGAGGAACGTGGACTTATTTTGGTAAATGGAGAATTCGGCAATCGCTTAGCAAAACAAGCAAAGCAGTGGGGTTTACAAATTGAGATGATGGAATTCGGCTGGGGACAACCGTTTGAACTGGAGCAAATTGAACAAAAACTACAACTTCAAACGTATCGGTATATGCTATTTGTGCATGGCGAAACATCAAACAGCACGATAAATCCGCTTGAGCGCTTAATCGTGCTTGGTAAACGTTATAACATCAAGCTTTGTGCAGATTGCATTAGCTCATTCGGGGCAACTTCATTTTCGATGGCGAATCTTCATTATGCAACAGCTGTTAGTGGTAAAGCGCTCGGAACGGTTGCTGGACTGTCCTTTGTTTTTTGTAAGGAAGCACCGACAAACAGCAATGCTCCGATGTACTTAAATTTACCTTATTATATAGAAAAGGAAATTCCTTTTACATTGCCACATAATTTCGTCATGGCCGTAAATGAAGCGCTCAATGCGTACCCAAAACGATTTGCTTTATTACAAAAGCGCATTGAGGATGTAAGGAATTCTGAATTTGCAAGCCTGTTAGTTGGAGAGGCCTATCCAATGATTGCAACGATACAGCATTTAAAAATGGCTGAAATCATCGCAATATGCGGACTGAATGGCTATTTATTGCACAGTGCAAGTGATTATTTAAAGCATCGCCAACTCGCGCAAATTAGCACAATCCAACCAAACTTCGAAAAAGACTTTAAGAAGATCAGTGAGTTATTTCATTATGTAAAGGAAACGTTGTAA
- a CDS encoding glycerol-3-phosphate acyltransferase yields the protein MVYLYVIASYFLGTVLTAALVAKLKGVNLQNANSGNLGARNAGRTLGKSAFVIVAISDGLKGLLVVLIGRMLELPELTIALAVIAVVLGHLYPFWNKGKGGKGVATIIGAMVIFSPVHAVVFILGFLISMLITKSATLSMVSGFVIYGIFISSQFEAGWVMSVALLLVIWKQQKNILERVKPDVLE from the coding sequence TATTTCCTTGGTACGGTACTCACTGCTGCGCTCGTTGCAAAGCTAAAAGGTGTCAATTTACAAAACGCAAACAGTGGCAATTTAGGGGCACGTAATGCGGGTAGAACGCTTGGGAAATCAGCTTTTGTCATCGTTGCAATTAGTGATGGATTAAAAGGATTATTAGTTGTGCTCATTGGACGAATGCTGGAGCTACCTGAATTAACAATTGCACTTGCAGTCATTGCAGTCGTACTCGGTCATCTGTATCCATTTTGGAATAAAGGAAAAGGTGGAAAAGGGGTCGCAACAATAATCGGCGCAATGGTGATCTTTTCACCTGTTCATGCCGTCGTATTTATATTAGGATTTTTAATCAGTATGCTCATCACAAAAAGTGCAACATTAAGTATGGTGAGTGGATTTGTAATATATGGAATTTTTATTAGTAGCCAATTTGAAGCAGGATGGGTCATGAGTGTGGCACTTCTTCTTGTCATATGGAAGCAACAGAAAAATATACTAGAGAGAGTGAAGCCGGATGTATTGGAGTAA
- a CDS encoding RNA polymerase sigma factor produces MNEILTNVYDEYNRYIYHLCLKLTRNQVEAEDLMQEVWVKVVRYEASVADVDHVKAWLTTITMNTFRDRYRKNVRRGKYMMNQPEQLDVPILDLVPNNEISTEEKIEKTEITKIVQEKMGQLDGIYQKTLWYFYVDQFSLAEISDLMKVSIGTVKSRLFRAKARLKEILLSDDSLADTLLPA; encoded by the coding sequence ATGAATGAAATATTAACAAACGTTTACGATGAATATAACCGTTATATTTATCACCTTTGTTTAAAATTAACACGCAATCAAGTTGAGGCAGAAGATTTAATGCAAGAAGTTTGGGTAAAGGTTGTTCGCTACGAAGCATCTGTAGCAGATGTTGACCATGTTAAAGCATGGCTTACAACGATTACGATGAATACATTCCGCGACCGCTATCGCAAAAATGTTCGACGTGGCAAATATATGATGAATCAACCTGAACAATTAGACGTACCGATTTTAGATTTGGTTCCCAACAATGAGATTTCAACAGAAGAAAAAATAGAAAAAACGGAAATCACAAAAATTGTCCAAGAAAAAATGGGCCAACTTGATGGGATTTACCAAAAAACACTTTGGTATTTTTATGTTGATCAGTTTTCCCTTGCAGAAATTTCAGATTTAATGAAAGTATCAATCGGTACTGTAAAATCACGTTTATTCCGTGCAAAAGCGCGATTAAAAGAAATTTTACTATCTGATGATAGTCTAGCGGATACATTATTACCAGCTTAA